A genomic window from Sulfurospirillum multivorans DSM 12446 includes:
- the fabD gene encoding ACP S-malonyltransferase yields the protein MNNSIFIFPGQGSQKIGMGKDFYDNAPLAKKMIEKASQRVGFDFTALLFEENDRLDQTEFAQPAILLVSLIAHRLFSEQCKVIPQSVLGHSLGEFSALSAASAMDYLDAVELVHQRGLLMKEACEGINAGMMALLGLDDVSVENLTCKERELGKKVWAANYNGDGQIVIAGNKDDLASLEPLFKEAGAKKAVLLPMSVASHCPLLSSAQPKLEEYLEKWLKESFAMPVISNVTASAYQSKAEAKRLLSEQLVSPVKYKQSILHVENATDSFIEFGGSVLKGLNKRITQKPTHSITDMKSLDEVLALL from the coding sequence ATGAATAATAGTATCTTTATCTTTCCTGGACAAGGTAGCCAAAAAATTGGCATGGGAAAAGATTTTTATGATAACGCTCCTCTTGCAAAAAAGATGATTGAAAAAGCAAGTCAGCGAGTAGGATTTGACTTTACAGCGCTTCTGTTTGAAGAGAATGATAGATTAGATCAAACAGAGTTCGCACAACCTGCTATCTTATTGGTCAGTCTCATCGCGCATCGCCTCTTTAGTGAGCAGTGCAAAGTCATTCCTCAATCCGTTTTGGGTCATTCTCTCGGTGAATTTTCAGCTTTAAGTGCTGCTAGTGCCATGGATTATCTCGATGCAGTAGAGCTTGTACACCAACGCGGTCTTTTGATGAAAGAGGCGTGCGAAGGCATTAATGCGGGTATGATGGCGCTTCTTGGTTTGGATGATGTCAGTGTTGAGAATCTTACATGTAAAGAGCGTGAGCTTGGCAAAAAAGTCTGGGCGGCAAATTACAATGGCGATGGACAGATTGTTATTGCGGGGAATAAAGATGATTTAGCTTCACTCGAGCCACTTTTTAAAGAAGCAGGGGCCAAAAAAGCGGTTTTACTTCCGATGTCCGTCGCAAGCCATTGTCCACTTTTAAGCTCAGCTCAGCCAAAACTTGAAGAATACTTAGAAAAATGGCTCAAAGAGAGTTTTGCAATGCCTGTGATTTCCAATGTGACAGCAAGCGCTTATCAGAGTAAAGCAGAGGCAAAAAGACTCCTTTCAGAGCAGTTGGTTTCACCTGTCAAATACAAACAATCTATTTTACATGTAGAGAATGCTACGGACTCGTTTATTGAATTTGGAGGCTCTGTACTTAAGGGTCTTAATAAACGCATTACGCAAAAACCAACGCATAGCATTACCGATATGAAAAGTTTAGACGAAGTGCTTGCACTTTTGTAA
- a CDS encoding 5'-methylthioadenosine/adenosylhomocysteine nucleosidase, producing the protein MKIAIMGAMVEEITPLLEFFGTYETIEHAKNRYYTTSYRGIDLVIAYSKIGKVNASLTASTLIEKFGAQKLLFSGVAGALNPSLKVGDLLVATKLAQHDLDITAFGHPHGYVPEGSVYVETDKALTELAKQVALEQKIPLLEGIIATGDQFICDGVKKEWIHTTFNADATEMEGASVAVVCDALNIPFCVLRAISDAADMDAGFSFDEFLVSSAKESAQFIIAMLDELSHDRN; encoded by the coding sequence ATGAAAATAGCGATTATGGGTGCGATGGTCGAAGAGATCACGCCACTTTTAGAGTTTTTTGGAACGTATGAGACGATTGAGCATGCCAAAAATCGTTACTATACCACGTCGTATAGGGGAATAGATTTAGTCATTGCTTACAGCAAGATTGGTAAAGTTAATGCGAGCCTTACCGCTTCAACGCTTATTGAAAAATTTGGAGCGCAAAAACTTCTTTTTTCAGGCGTTGCGGGTGCACTCAACCCCTCCCTTAAAGTGGGCGATTTGCTTGTAGCAACCAAACTTGCTCAACACGATCTTGATATTACGGCGTTTGGCCATCCTCACGGCTACGTGCCTGAGGGTTCTGTCTATGTTGAAACGGACAAAGCACTCACAGAGTTGGCTAAACAAGTAGCATTAGAACAAAAGATTCCATTGCTTGAGGGTATTATTGCCACAGGTGATCAATTCATCTGCGATGGTGTGAAAAAAGAGTGGATTCATACGACATTTAATGCCGATGCCACTGAGATGGAAGGCGCTTCCGTTGCTGTGGTATGTGATGCTCTAAACATTCCTTTTTGTGTGCTTCGTGCCATCAGTGATGCCGCTGATATGGACGCGGGATTTAGTTTTGATGAATTCTTAGTCAGTTCAGCCAAAGAGAGTGCTCAGTTTATTATCGCGATGTTGGACGAACTCAGTCATGATCGAAATTAG
- a CDS encoding ATP-binding protein has product MIEISKRLLRIVGRTNAHYNLINEGDKILLGLSGGKDSLSLAHVLKHMQRVAPFDFEFKAVTIAYGMGEDLQTLHNHCLEHEIDHEIVDTKIFELAQEKIRENSSFCSFFSRMRRGALYTYALEQGYAKLALAHHLDDAVESFFMNFSHNGALRSMPPIYKAQNGLQVIRPLIHVRERQLRDCAMDANMPIIGDEACPAMRFDVKMPVMRAKTKEMLISMEKENPDLFISLKKAFENIQTSSFSDARFLE; this is encoded by the coding sequence ATGATCGAAATTAGTAAACGCCTTTTACGCATCGTAGGGCGCACCAATGCCCACTACAATCTCATCAATGAGGGCGATAAGATACTGCTAGGGCTTAGTGGGGGGAAAGACTCCCTAAGCCTTGCGCATGTTTTAAAACACATGCAACGCGTTGCTCCGTTTGATTTTGAATTTAAAGCGGTTACGATTGCCTATGGCATGGGAGAAGACCTTCAAACATTACACAATCACTGTTTGGAGCATGAGATCGATCACGAGATTGTGGATACGAAGATTTTTGAGCTTGCGCAAGAGAAAATTCGTGAAAACTCCTCATTTTGCAGTTTCTTCTCGCGCATGAGACGAGGAGCACTTTACACCTATGCGCTTGAGCAAGGTTATGCAAAGTTAGCGCTTGCGCACCACCTTGATGACGCGGTAGAGAGCTTTTTTATGAACTTCTCACACAATGGAGCACTTCGCTCTATGCCACCCATCTACAAAGCGCAAAACGGCTTGCAGGTGATTCGCCCACTGATTCATGTACGTGAGCGTCAATTGCGCGATTGTGCAATGGATGCCAATATGCCGATCATCGGAGATGAAGCGTGTCCTGCGATGCGTTTTGATGTTAAAATGCCCGTGATGCGAGCCAAAACGAAAGAGATGCTTATTAGTATGGAAAAAGAGAATCCCGATCTTTTCATCTCACTCAAAAAAGCATTTGAAAATATCCAAACATCCAGTTTTAGTGATGCGCGCTTTTTAGAGTAA
- the recO gene encoding recombination protein RecO — protein MQGYIINLNRVKDEDLIVTILTQTSIKTLYRFYGARHSTIHLGYKIDFEAIPSLKSSIPQLRSIMHLGTPWNNQRERMLIWQPFIRLFYTHLKDVATIDSFYFDLLEACSTIWQKQNPKRVAIEAYIKLLIYEGRLHDDFICFNCEERIENDLTLIRGFLPAHKLCAWNQTFDLLHVKQLFEEQSTIALDDEQIDVLWKILLEGF, from the coding sequence ATGCAAGGATACATCATCAATTTAAATCGCGTCAAAGACGAAGATTTAATTGTCACCATTTTAACGCAAACCAGCATTAAAACCCTTTATAGATTTTACGGTGCCCGTCACTCTACGATTCATTTAGGCTACAAAATTGACTTTGAAGCGATTCCCTCTCTCAAGTCATCCATTCCTCAGCTTCGCTCCATTATGCACCTAGGAACGCCTTGGAATAACCAGCGCGAACGCATGCTGATTTGGCAGCCTTTTATTCGGCTTTTTTACACGCATCTCAAAGATGTAGCAACGATTGATAGTTTTTATTTTGATCTTTTAGAAGCATGTTCTACTATTTGGCAAAAGCAGAACCCTAAACGGGTCGCTATTGAAGCCTATATCAAACTTTTGATTTATGAGGGAAGATTGCACGATGATTTTATCTGTTTTAACTGCGAAGAGCGCATTGAAAATGATTTAACACTGATTCGAGGTTTTTTACCTGCACATAAACTGTGTGCGTGGAATCAGACCTTTGATCTTTTACATGTAAAGCAACTTTTTGAAGAACAGAGCACCATAGCACTGGATGATGAACAAATTGATGTGTTATGGAAAATTTTATTGGAGGGGTTTTGA
- the gltB gene encoding glutamate synthase large subunit, with amino-acid sequence MDLITGFKDNCGFGLIANIKNIPTHENVEDAITALERMMHRGAIAADGKSGDGSGLLFSMPAEFMKKEVHKLGIDLPKQFAVAMIFLTTDEQKRIFEETCEQNDLKVLLYRDVPVKTKALGKLALDSLPQIIQAFVTSSSLVATKRFEALLYLTRKIVERKLANEPDFYIASFSSKVISYKGLVMPTYIKTFFPDLSDVDFKATFALFHQRFSTNTLPKWKLAQPFRTLAHNGEINSISANRFNTHVKSECMKSTIFSDEELQKLYPLTTNDVSDSASLDNMFEFMLINGFDFFKAVRSLIPAPWQNAPHMDSELRAFYEFSSINFEPWDGPAAISLTDGRHIACVLDRNGLRPAKYIITKDDRIIISSEYGVLDIEEDNIIERGRLQSGQMIGVDLKFGKIMKNDDINDYLKSSNTYTEWLNKGLVYLQEFVDIPFSKTTDYVRENLELEQRYFNITQEVKNMVIEPMMKDGKEGVGSMGDDTPMAAFSKVQRNFSDYFKQKFAQVTNPPIDPIREKVVMSLNTSFGEIRNILEEDQEHAIRIKSISPILMQEKYEILDSFGDSSKARYKDEYKNRYFSTLFEDNLKGSLEDLAYDIAQAVKNEGIRIIFLDDRGMTSKLKPMPMIMVIGRVNQVLLDEGVRSLTSIIAISGEAIDTHSCACMMGFGASAIYPYLLYATVLDEGKKSEMGAYEIKTKLKNVNHALGQGLLKVMSKMGIATIASYKNSALFDVLGLGKDVVHECFDGAISLIPGLSYEDVEERLSRNHHLAYELNISKKLFPLEIGGFYKYIDGQEYHDYHPNAIHAIHKATTSGDKKDFHEFTKLVNNRGLKMIRDFFELKSDREPIALDKVESKEAIFRRFSTAAMSLGSISPEAHEALGEAMNKIGGMSNSGEGGEAPERLKSNKNSRIKQIASGRFGVTPEYLRSATEIQIKVAQGAKPGEGGQLPGHKVTPLIASLRYTIPGVTLISPPPHHDIYSIEDLAQLIFDMKQINPEAIITVKLVSTAGVGTIAAGVAKAYADKIIISGGDGGTGAAPLTSIKFAGNPWEIGLSEAHNALKANHLRDSVHLQTDGGLKTGLDVIKAALLGAESYAFGTLSLTIIGCKVLRVCHLNRCSVGVATQDEKLREHFVGTVDKLINFFTLLAEDVREILAHLGYTRMEEIIGRSDLLSVIDDAFAKKFDFSSVLMRLEGPDTHNGKSNDPFDKNEFEKAILKDVYKVIENPDEKIVLHKSISNTNRSFGTLISGEIAKFYGNKGLKDDSIVFRLNGVAGQSLGAFLANGININLKGTANDYVGKGMNGGKIVIAPKYQGRDYSCAGNTCLYGATGGKLYIAGNVGERFCVRNSGATAVVEGTGDHACEYMTGGLVAILGNTGVNFGAGMTGGVAFVYDETRDFIDKLNQELVIAERIDTDDMDEARHFLKRLLRTHINETTSFKATHILDDFRHAVRDFWMVRPKDMTKVPLNPEQGD; translated from the coding sequence ATGGATCTTATTACAGGATTTAAAGACAACTGCGGTTTTGGATTAATCGCAAACATAAAAAACATTCCAACCCATGAAAATGTCGAAGATGCTATCACGGCATTAGAGCGAATGATGCACAGAGGTGCCATTGCTGCTGATGGTAAAAGTGGCGATGGTAGTGGACTTCTTTTTTCTATGCCTGCTGAGTTTATGAAAAAAGAGGTACACAAATTAGGCATTGATCTTCCAAAGCAGTTTGCTGTTGCTATGATTTTTTTAACCACCGATGAACAAAAAAGAATTTTTGAAGAGACCTGTGAGCAAAACGATCTTAAAGTTCTTTTGTATCGCGATGTTCCTGTAAAAACAAAAGCCCTTGGAAAATTAGCACTCGATTCATTGCCTCAAATTATTCAAGCCTTCGTAACGTCCTCATCCTTAGTGGCAACCAAACGTTTTGAAGCACTGTTGTACTTGACACGTAAAATAGTTGAGCGAAAACTCGCTAATGAGCCTGATTTTTACATTGCCTCTTTTTCAAGTAAAGTGATTTCGTACAAAGGTTTGGTGATGCCAACCTACATCAAAACTTTTTTCCCCGATTTGAGCGATGTCGATTTTAAAGCAACCTTTGCCCTATTTCACCAACGTTTCTCCACCAATACGCTCCCCAAATGGAAACTAGCGCAACCGTTTCGAACATTAGCACACAATGGAGAGATTAACTCTATTTCAGCCAATCGTTTCAACACACACGTTAAAAGTGAGTGTATGAAAAGCACAATTTTCTCCGATGAAGAGTTGCAAAAATTATATCCATTGACGACGAATGATGTGAGTGACAGTGCGAGTTTGGACAACATGTTTGAATTTATGCTTATTAATGGATTTGACTTTTTCAAAGCCGTACGCTCACTGATCCCCGCTCCATGGCAAAATGCACCGCACATGGACTCAGAGCTTCGAGCTTTTTATGAATTCTCCAGTATCAATTTTGAGCCATGGGATGGTCCCGCAGCAATTTCTCTCACCGATGGTCGTCATATCGCCTGTGTACTGGATCGAAATGGTTTAAGACCTGCTAAATACATCATTACCAAAGATGATCGCATCATTATCTCTTCGGAGTATGGTGTTTTAGATATTGAAGAAGACAACATCATCGAGCGAGGCAGATTACAAAGTGGTCAAATGATCGGTGTGGATCTTAAATTTGGCAAGATCATGAAAAACGACGACATCAACGACTATTTGAAAAGCTCAAATACCTATACCGAATGGTTGAACAAAGGGCTTGTGTATCTGCAAGAGTTTGTGGACATTCCTTTTTCCAAAACAACGGATTATGTACGTGAAAATTTAGAACTTGAGCAACGCTACTTTAACATCACGCAAGAAGTCAAAAATATGGTCATCGAGCCAATGATGAAAGATGGCAAAGAGGGTGTTGGCTCTATGGGTGATGACACACCAATGGCTGCATTTAGTAAAGTCCAACGTAATTTCAGTGATTATTTCAAACAAAAATTTGCGCAAGTGACCAATCCTCCGATTGACCCGATTCGCGAAAAAGTGGTGATGAGTTTAAATACGAGCTTTGGTGAAATTCGCAACATTTTAGAAGAAGATCAAGAACATGCGATACGCATCAAATCGATCTCTCCTATTTTAATGCAAGAAAAGTACGAAATCTTAGACTCTTTTGGCGATTCTAGCAAAGCGCGCTATAAAGATGAGTATAAGAACCGCTACTTCTCAACACTGTTTGAAGACAACCTCAAAGGCAGTCTTGAAGATTTAGCCTATGACATTGCGCAAGCGGTTAAAAATGAGGGCATTCGCATTATTTTCTTGGATGATCGTGGCATGACGAGCAAGCTTAAACCGATGCCGATGATTATGGTGATTGGTCGCGTGAATCAAGTGCTTTTGGATGAAGGTGTTCGTTCACTCACCTCTATTATCGCCATATCGGGTGAAGCGATCGATACGCACTCATGTGCCTGTATGATGGGATTTGGTGCGAGTGCCATTTATCCTTATTTACTCTATGCCACCGTTTTGGATGAAGGCAAAAAGAGTGAAATGGGCGCGTATGAGATCAAAACAAAACTCAAAAATGTCAACCATGCTTTGGGGCAAGGACTTTTAAAAGTCATGTCTAAAATGGGTATTGCGACTATTGCATCGTACAAAAACTCAGCACTCTTTGATGTTTTAGGTCTTGGAAAAGACGTGGTTCATGAGTGTTTTGATGGTGCGATTTCACTGATTCCGGGGCTTTCGTATGAAGATGTGGAAGAGCGTTTAAGTCGTAACCATCATTTAGCGTATGAGCTTAACATCAGTAAAAAGCTTTTCCCTCTTGAAATTGGTGGTTTTTACAAATACATCGATGGGCAAGAGTACCATGATTATCATCCTAATGCGATTCATGCGATTCATAAAGCAACTACGAGCGGTGATAAAAAAGATTTTCATGAGTTCACAAAATTGGTAAATAATCGCGGACTTAAGATGATTCGCGATTTCTTTGAACTTAAATCTGATCGTGAGCCGATTGCTCTTGATAAAGTCGAATCAAAAGAGGCGATCTTTAGACGTTTTTCAACCGCAGCGATGAGTTTGGGCTCCATCTCTCCTGAAGCGCATGAAGCTTTGGGTGAAGCGATGAATAAGATCGGTGGTATGAGTAACTCTGGCGAAGGTGGTGAAGCACCTGAACGTCTTAAAAGCAATAAAAATTCACGTATTAAACAGATTGCATCGGGTCGTTTTGGTGTAACACCTGAGTATTTACGCTCAGCAACGGAGATTCAGATCAAAGTGGCACAAGGTGCAAAACCAGGTGAGGGTGGACAGCTTCCTGGGCATAAAGTAACGCCACTGATTGCAAGCCTTCGCTACACAATTCCAGGTGTCACGCTGATTTCGCCACCGCCGCATCACGATATTTATTCGATTGAGGATTTGGCACAGCTTATTTTTGATATGAAACAGATCAACCCAGAAGCAATCATCACCGTTAAACTCGTATCGACGGCAGGTGTTGGAACGATTGCAGCAGGCGTGGCAAAAGCCTATGCCGATAAAATCATCATCTCTGGCGGTGACGGCGGTACGGGTGCAGCACCTCTGACGTCCATCAAATTTGCAGGAAATCCATGGGAAATTGGTTTAAGTGAGGCGCATAATGCGCTTAAAGCCAACCACTTAAGAGACAGCGTGCATCTTCAAACTGATGGTGGACTCAAAACGGGTCTGGATGTCATTAAAGCAGCTTTACTTGGTGCGGAGAGTTATGCGTTTGGAACACTTTCGTTAACGATCATTGGGTGTAAAGTGCTTCGTGTTTGTCACTTAAACCGCTGTTCTGTGGGTGTGGCAACACAAGATGAAAAACTCAGAGAGCATTTTGTAGGAACGGTCGATAAGCTGATTAACTTCTTTACGCTTTTAGCGGAGGATGTTAGAGAAATTCTTGCACACCTTGGGTATACGCGTATGGAAGAGATTATTGGACGCAGCGATCTTCTAAGCGTAATAGACGACGCATTTGCGAAGAAGTTTGATTTTTCTTCCGTATTAATGAGGCTTGAAGGTCCTGATACACACAATGGTAAGTCGAATGATCCGTTTGATAAAAATGAATTTGAGAAAGCCATTTTAAAAGATGTCTATAAAGTCATTGAAAATCCAGATGAAAAAATAGTCTTGCACAAAAGTATTAGCAATACCAACCGTAGTTTTGGAACACTCATCAGTGGTGAAATCGCGAAGTTTTACGGCAATAAAGGGCTCAAAGATGACAGCATCGTCTTTAGGCTCAATGGCGTTGCAGGTCAATCTTTGGGGGCATTTTTAGCCAATGGAATTAACATCAACCTCAAAGGCACGGCGAATGATTATGTTGGTAAAGGCATGAATGGTGGTAAAATCGTCATAGCGCCTAAGTATCAAGGCAGAGACTACTCATGTGCGGGCAATACCTGTCTGTACGGCGCAACAGGTGGTAAGCTTTACATTGCAGGCAATGTCGGGGAGCGTTTTTGTGTCCGGAACTCTGGCGCAACGGCTGTTGTTGAAGGTACTGGAGATCATGCGTGTGAATATATGACGGGCGGTTTGGTTGCCATTCTTGGAAATACAGGCGTGAATTTTGGTGCTGGTATGACGGGTGGTGTCGCATTTGTTTATGACGAAACACGTGATTTTATTGATAAACTCAACCAAGAGTTAGTGATTGCGGAACGCATTGATACGGATGATATGGATGAAGCACGCCACTTCTTGAAGCGACTTTTACGAACCCATATTAACGAGACAACAAGCTTTAAAGCAACGCATATTTTAGATGATTTCCGCCACGCGGTAAGAGATTTTTGGATGGTGAGACCTAAAGATATGACGAAGGTACCACTCAATCCTGAGCAAGGAGACTAA
- a CDS encoding glutamate synthase subunit beta has translation MQNFVNEERCEPRKRSTGDRVKDFREIYEILSKEDASLQADRCIQCGDPFCHSKCPLHNYIPFWLKATSAMKRDLAFNLSNESNPYPEITGRICPQDRLCEGDCTLNDGHGAITIGAIETFISEEGFKKGLKPSFPGITTKKKVAIIGAGPAGLACATYLLRAGIAVSMYERQNRAGGLLTYGIPGFKLDKEVVARRVRWLQDAGMTLHVNTHVGKEMSFDEIAHSHDALFLGVGAESPRKANIANENANGVFMAIDFLRSIQKKLFSESYDKKFEVKGKNVVVIGGGDTAMDCLRTSIREGAKSVTCLYRRDKYNMPGSKKEFKNAIEEGAEFVYNVTPKEILVNSEGQVIGIDMHKTILGAKDASCRQCVEIVKGGDFRVDGDIIIFALGFTPSVPTFLAENGIEVNKSGCIVVNAEYQTSKSGVYAGGDCKRGSDLVVTAAKEGRDAALSIIKKLLG, from the coding sequence ATGCAAAATTTTGTGAATGAAGAGAGATGTGAGCCTAGAAAACGCTCAACCGGTGATAGAGTCAAAGATTTTAGAGAAATTTATGAAATTTTGAGTAAAGAAGATGCCTCTTTGCAAGCCGATCGTTGTATTCAATGTGGCGATCCTTTTTGCCATAGCAAATGTCCTTTGCACAACTACATCCCCTTTTGGCTCAAAGCCACGAGTGCAATGAAGCGTGATTTGGCGTTTAATCTCTCCAATGAGAGCAATCCATACCCTGAGATTACAGGGCGAATTTGTCCACAAGATCGTCTTTGCGAAGGCGATTGTACGCTGAATGATGGGCATGGCGCGATCACCATTGGGGCGATTGAGACCTTTATCTCAGAAGAGGGATTTAAAAAAGGGTTGAAGCCAAGTTTTCCAGGCATTACGACGAAGAAAAAAGTCGCCATCATTGGAGCAGGCCCTGCAGGACTTGCCTGTGCAACCTACCTTTTACGTGCGGGTATTGCGGTCAGTATGTACGAGAGACAAAACAGAGCAGGTGGACTTTTAACGTACGGCATTCCTGGTTTTAAACTCGATAAAGAGGTTGTCGCACGTCGTGTCAGATGGCTTCAAGACGCGGGAATGACCTTACATGTAAACACCCATGTGGGTAAAGAAATGAGCTTTGATGAGATCGCACACAGCCATGATGCCCTATTTTTAGGTGTGGGTGCAGAGAGTCCTCGCAAAGCCAATATTGCCAATGAAAATGCGAATGGTGTTTTTATGGCAATTGATTTTTTACGCTCTATCCAGAAAAAACTTTTTAGTGAAAGTTACGATAAAAAGTTTGAAGTCAAAGGCAAAAACGTTGTGGTTATCGGTGGTGGTGACACGGCGATGGATTGTCTAAGAACCTCGATTCGTGAAGGGGCTAAAAGTGTCACCTGTCTTTACAGACGCGATAAATACAATATGCCTGGTTCTAAAAAAGAGTTTAAAAATGCGATCGAAGAGGGTGCAGAGTTTGTTTACAACGTAACGCCAAAAGAGATTTTGGTGAACTCTGAGGGACAAGTGATCGGCATTGATATGCACAAAACGATTTTAGGTGCGAAAGATGCGAGTTGTCGTCAATGCGTTGAGATCGTTAAAGGTGGCGATTTTAGAGTGGATGGCGATATTATCATCTTTGCCCTTGGTTTTACGCCAAGTGTTCCAACCTTCTTGGCAGAAAATGGCATTGAGGTTAATAAATCAGGCTGCATTGTCGTCAATGCGGAGTATCAAACCAGCAAATCAGGTGTGTATGCAGGCGGCGATTGCAAACGAGGTTCTGACCTTGTGGTTACAGCTGCAAAAGAGGGCAGAGATGCTGCGCTTAGCATCATCAAAAAATTGCTTGGATAA